From a single Phragmites australis chromosome 7, lpPhrAust1.1, whole genome shotgun sequence genomic region:
- the LOC133925032 gene encoding uncharacterized protein LOC133925032, with protein MDFAVPSFSLGLDLEDHDPPPSPAAVSDRRERARGYAAPDPPPFSLGIGVDDDDEFLAGGQRHGQARPQVASRLLPSTGVEEEEDDLVLAGAKRPARVGCETLEPDPLPPPPPETTRFKRLRRGPAPTHPALTPQVRRYEAPEPPSFSLGISDEDDDFLAGGQHHEQSRPQGDPRVFSSLGVEEEDDDFFVAGEQPPERVRRETLDPDPLLSPTPGTTRPKRLWKGPAPPRLAPTPPPPPKAPEPAVAEVSPVVSEKAAPVAGSSLEDEIEDWTDEELLVRDVPPSVGSCNTSRNSKFSLLNHGVLMSQSATKAKISKFTQVSNSSVSKSLEESCTKKLLPKITVSPMRKIYLLDSDTDVDDDQNQNKAMKPVSPLRKRQESMDKYMQKEPTVQQNSKPQGSTTVQKSEAKMNDNWATPALDDFCNDYFKSMKYTGSSKHNEGSSFCRSKVSQPKYSIGEVEEHLQQQSTSSGAVIDDNLTDIHPPAVYYFFHHNPMVRDLVCERLQHFFPIGAESTRDNEQNRADSLSYRRQFGSGGAVTDGWVTPNRSISVPTDVGGRRVRANGTQSGSGHWFTGEDGRKVYVSKNGQELTGREAYRQYQKESGRRFNKYKKKGSSGTKRGAAKAKKATTAAKQCTSRAKRKR; from the exons ATGGACTTCGCGGTCCCTTCTTTCTCCCTGGGACTAGATCTGGAAGACCACGatccccctccttccccggccgccGTGAGCGACCGGCGCGAGCGGGCGCGAGGGTACGCGGCGCCCGACCCGCCGCCGTTCTCTCTCGGCATCGGcgttgacgacgacgacgaattCCTCGCCGGCGGTCAGCGTCACGGGCAAGCGCGGCCCCAGGTGGCGTCCCGACTTCTCCCTTCGACCGGCgttgaagaggaggaggacgacctcGTCCTCGCCGGTGCCAAGCGGCCGGCGCGAGTGGGCTGCGAAACGCTAGAGCCGGaccccctgccgccgccgccgccggagacgaCTCGATTTAAGCGGCTGCGGAGGGGCCCAGCGCCGACTCATCCAGCGCTGACACCGCAAGTGCGGCGCTATGAGGCACCTGAGCCCCCCTCGTTCTCCCTCGGCATCAGTGACGAAGACGACGACTTCCTCGCCGGCGGCCAGCATCACGAGCAATCGAGACCACAGGGTGATCCTCGGGTCTTCTCATCGCTCGGTGTtgaagaggaggacgacgacttCTTCGTTGCCGGTGAGCAACCACCAGAGCGAGTGCGGCGCGAAACGCTAGACCCGGACCCCTTGCTGTCGCCGACGCCGGGGACGACTCGGCCTAAGCGGCTGTGGAAGGGCCCTGCGCCGCCACGTCTGGCGCCaacaccgcctcctcctcctaagGCGCCAGAGCCGGCCGTGGCGGAAGTGTCTCCAGTGGTGAGTGAGAAGGCAgcaccggtggctggttcgagTTTAGAGGATGAGATCGAAGATTGGACAGACGAGGAGCTACTAGTGCGAG ATGTGCCACCATCCGTTGGTAGCTGCAACACTTCCAGAAACTCAAAATTCTCTCTGCTAAATCATGGTGTCCTTATGAGTCAATCAGCGACCAAAGCAAAGATATCCAAATTTACACAAGTGTCAAATTCTTCTGTTTCAAAATCTTTAGAAGAAAGCTGCACAAAGAAACTACTTCCTAAGATAACAGTAAGCCCAATGAGGAAAATCTATTTGCTTGACTCTGACACCGATGTTGATGATgaccaaaatcaaaataaagCAATGAAGCCAGTTAGTCCTCTTAGAAAGAGACAAGAATCCATGGACAAGTATATGCAGAAAGAGCCTACCGTGCAGCAAAACAGCAAGCCCCAAGGGAGTACTACTGTGCAGAAGAGTGAAGCTAAGATGAACGACAACTGGGCAACTCCTGCTCTCGATGATTTTTGCAACGATTACTTCAAAAGTATGAAATACACAGGATCATCTAAGCATAATGAAGGCAGTAGTTTTTGTCGTTCCAAGGTTTCTCAACCCAAATACTCTATTGGTGAAGTTGAAGAGCATTTGCAGCAGCAAAGTACTTCAAGTGGAGCTGTAATAGATGACAACCTGACTGACATTCATCCTCCTGCTGTGTATTATTTCTTCCACCATAATCCAATGGTGCGTGATCTAGTTTGTGAAAGGCTGCAACATTTCTTTCCCATTGGGGCAGAAAGTACCAGAGACAATGAGCAAAACAGAGCAGATAGTCTCAGCTACAG GAGGCAATTCGGCTCGGGTGGTGCTGTTACTGATGGATGGGTGACTCCAAATAGAAGTATCTCTGTTCCAACTGATGTTGGCGGAAGAAGGGTACGTGCCAATGGAACTCAATCTGGTTCTGGCCATTGGTTTACTGGGGAGGACGGAAGGAAG GTTTATGTCTCGAAAAATGGGCAGGAGTTGACTGGCCGAGAAGCCTATCGACAATATCAAAAG GAAAGTGGCAGGAGATttaacaagtacaagaagaaagGTTCATCTGGAACCAAACGAGGTGCTGCCAAAGCAAAGAAAGCCACAACCGCAGCGAAGCAATGCACGAGTAGAGCAAAAAGGAAGCGATGA
- the LOC133925625 gene encoding BTB/POZ and MATH domain-containing protein 2-like yields the protein MANASASSVGQPLPEASSRCLAQGSTAAHNFEVTNFSLLDGMGVGKSVSSSTFSVGGFAWCINFYPDGADSGDKAAHVSAFLNFKGGGADARVKFSLSVLGKGGQVARLLSTAQTFKPAHARWGWKNLMQKSDLQPLLRLNNDRFTIRCVLTVIKGPQVEDVRAIVVPHSSLLQDFASLLKDGEGADVEFSVGGRLFPAHRCVLAARSAVFRAELLGAMKEKDAWCIQIDDMEPSVFEALLHFIYSDSLPEDWDADKNVPMQHLLVAADRYGLDRLRLMCEGKMSRSIDAETVATTLALAEQHHCVQLKRACLEFIASGGVLGTVMGTDGFVHLGVSCPLVLLEILDKLASLRI from the coding sequence ATGGCTAACGCCTCTGCTTCTTCGGTCGGCCAGCCCCTGCCGGAGGCGTCGTCGAGATGCCTGGCACAGGGCAGCACCGCGGCGCACAACTTCGAGGTGACCAACTTCTCGCTGCTGGACGGCATGGGGGTCGGCAAGTCCGTCAGCTCGAGCACCTTCAGCGTCGGCGGCTTCGCCTGGTGCATCAATTTCTACCCTGACGGGGCAGATTCAGGGGACAAAGCTGCACATGTGTCGGCCTTCCTGAACTTTAAAGGAGGAGGAGCGGATGCGAGGGTTAAGTTCAGCCTGAGTGTCTTGGGCAAAGGCGGTCAGGTGGCCAGACTGCTAAGCACGGCACAGACCTTTAAGCCGGCACATGCAAGATGGGGCTGGAAGAACTTGATGCAGAAATCCGACCTGCAACCGTTGCTGCGCCTCAACAATGATCGCTTCACAATCAGGTGCGTTCTGACGGTCATAAAAGGTCCCCAGGTAGAAGATGTGCGCGCCATCGTAGTCCCGCACTCGAGCCTGCTCCAAGATTTCGCAAGCTTGCTCAAGGACGGGGAAGGTGCAGATGTGGAGTTCAGCGTCGGCGGCCGGTTGTTTCCCGCTCACAGATGCGTGCTGGCCGCACGGTCCGCGGTCTTCAGGGCCGAGCTCTTGGGCGCAATGAAGGAGAAGGACGCATGGTGCATCCAGATCGATGACATGGAGCCTTCCGTATTCGAGGCACTCCTTCACTTCATCTACTCAGATTCTCTGCCAGAAGATTGGGACGCCGACAAAAATGTGCCGATGCAACACCTGCTAGTTGCTGCAGATCGATATGGATTGGACAGGCTACGGCTGATGTGCGAAGGGAAGATGAGCCGAAGCATTGACGCGGAAACAGTCGCGACCACTCTAGCTTTAGCCGAGCAGCACCATTGCGTGCAACTCAAACGCGCTTGCCTCGAGTTTATTGCTTCAGGGGGTGTGCTTGGCACTGTCATGGGAACCGATGGGTTCGTTCATCTAGGCGTAAGCTGCCCGTTGGTTTTGTTGGAGATCTTAGATAAGCTCGCTTCTCTGAGAATTTAG
- the LOC133925033 gene encoding BTB/POZ and MATH domain-containing protein 2-like: MDSRSIPEPPHLITPPSLVAMADQRDSAFPAGCCLPKTSSMSLTGSVTGAHDFKVTGYSFLDGMGVGRYVSSSTFTVGGRDWAVRFYPDGATAACLGNPSAFLYYCSRETGVRARFTLTLLERDGKMSQATNSSMKHTFSPTSDNWGFIKFIEKSKLQGSPCLANDCLTIRCVLTVVKQSRTVDADTNSVVVPPSNLHQDFREMLNGGEGSDVSFNVDGQLFRAHRCVLAYRSPVFWAELFGPMRENVARCIVIDDMEPPIFEALLHFIYTDCLPDSCSDGKNAAMQHLLVAADRYGVERLRLMCESKLCEAIDVETVATTLVLAEQHQCLQLRRACTGFMASPNMLGPVMATDGFKHLVASCPLVMKEILDEVSRVWSDQSC; encoded by the coding sequence ATGGATTCCAGATCGATCCCAGAACCTCCTCATCTGATCACGCCGCCGTCCCTCGTCGCCATGGCTGATCAACGCGACTCGGCTTTCCCGGCCGGTTGCTGCCTGCCCAAGACCTCGTCCATGAGCCTGACGGGATCCGTCACTGGGGCGCACGACTTCAAGGTGACCGGCTACTCGTTTCTCGACGGGATGGGCGTCGGCAGGTATGTCAGCTCCAGCACCTTCACCGTCGGCGGCCGCGACTGGGCCGTCAGGTTCTACCCCGACGGGGCCACGGCGGCCTGCCTTGGCAACCCGTCGGCCTTCCTGTACTACTGCAGCCGGGAGACGGGCGTCAGGGCCAGGTTCACCCTGACTCTGCTCGAGAGGGACGGGAAGATGTCTCAGGCGACCAACTCCAGCATGAAGCACACCTTCTCTCCGACGAGCGACAACTGGGGCTTCATCAAATTCATCGAGAAATCCAAGCTGCAGGGCTCGCCGTGCCTGGCCAACGACTGCCTGACCATCAGGTGCGTGCTGACCGTCGTGAAGCAGTCTCGCACGGTTGATGCGGATACGAATTCAGTTGTGGTCCCGCCGTCGAACCTGCATCAGGATTTCAGAGAGATGCTGAACGGTGGTGAAGGGTCAGACGTATCATTCAATGTGGATGGCCAATTGTTCCGTGCACATCGATGTGTTCTGGCTTACCGATCCCCGGTCTTCTGGGCGGAGCTCTTTGGTCCTATGAGGGAAAACGTCGCACGATGCATCGTGATCGACGACATGGAGCCGCCGATCTTTGAGGCCCTCCTTCACTTCATCTACACAGATTGCCTCCCGGATAGTTGCAGTGATGGTAAAAATGCAGCAATGCAGCACTTGTTAGTTGCCGCAGATCGTTACGGAGTGGAGAGGCTAAGGCTGATGTGTGAGAGTAAGCTCTGTGAAGCCATTGATGTGGAAACGGTGGCGACCACACTGGTTTTGGCAGAGCAGCACCAGTGCTTACAGTTGAGACGAGCTTGCACTGGATTCATGGCCTCGCCGAACATGCTTGGTCCAGTCATGGCAACCGATGGATTCAAGCATCTTGTTGCAAGCTGTCCGTTGGTTATGAAGGAGATTCTAGACGAGGTGTCCCGTGTCTGGAGTGATCAGTCTTGCTGA